The Nitriliruptor alkaliphilus DSM 45188 genome includes a region encoding these proteins:
- a CDS encoding heat shock protein transcriptional repressor HspR: MNATRTPGTAEPDESSQQRFLEPHAPEPGRAWSWSARRRADQQADQPGAGADRFDATEDEDAPVYVISVAAELADLHPQTLRAYEREGLLTPARTEGGTRRYSHRDVERLRLIKTLTTDEGLNLAGVRVVLELGEKLEGARRRVGELEEMVRVLAERLDARPAGDRFDLVKSPTRDVEVHQLRRRTGQRGSSPRPNRPPVQRATPIPPPERRSADA; the protein is encoded by the coding sequence GTGAACGCCACCAGGACGCCCGGGACCGCTGAGCCGGACGAGAGCTCGCAGCAGCGGTTCCTCGAACCACATGCGCCCGAACCGGGGCGGGCCTGGTCCTGGTCGGCGCGACGCCGTGCCGACCAGCAGGCAGATCAGCCCGGCGCCGGGGCGGACCGCTTCGATGCGACCGAGGACGAGGATGCCCCCGTCTACGTCATCTCGGTCGCTGCCGAACTCGCCGATCTGCACCCGCAGACCCTGCGCGCCTACGAACGCGAGGGCTTGCTGACGCCTGCCCGGACCGAGGGCGGCACGCGCCGTTACTCGCACCGGGACGTCGAGCGGCTCCGGTTGATCAAGACGTTGACCACCGACGAGGGCCTGAACCTCGCCGGCGTGCGGGTCGTGCTCGAGCTCGGCGAGAAGCTCGAGGGCGCGCGGCGCCGGGTCGGTGAGCTCGAGGAGATGGTGCGGGTCCTGGCCGAGCGGCTCGACGCGCGACCGGCCGGTGACCGCTTCGACCTCGTCAAGTCGCCGACCCGTGACGTCGAGGTTCACCAGCTGCGCAGACGGACCGGTCAGCGTGGCAGCTCGCCGCGTCCGAACCGGCCCCCGGTGCAGCGTGCGACCCCGATCCCGCCGCCCGAGCGCCGTTCCGCGGATGCCTGA
- the dnaJ gene encoding molecular chaperone DnaJ produces MAAQREWLEKDYYEALGVAEDASADDVKKAYRKLARENHPDANPGDPSAERRFKDVGEAYAVLSDATKRREYDELRRLGAAGFGGGGRGGDPFGGAAGGFAGGDLGDLLGQMFGPGATRGGPAGRPRRARRGSDLRADVHLTFEDAFAGVRTTLRVTGDGACDTCGGSGAAPGTSPVRCETCSGRGQVTVDQGPFSFAQPCQRCGGRGQRIESPCATCTGTGRVVKPRQLTVKLPAGVKDGAVIRVAGRGGPGTDGGPSGDVLVSVHVAPHPLFGRRGDDVTLEVPITYAEAVLGTKLTVPTPRGGTRTIKVPAGSTSGRTLRIRGEGAPKRGGGHGDLRVTLRIDVPSRPSRDQKRLLEQLAELDDTSTRDAELLGGVVRDG; encoded by the coding sequence GTGGCAGCGCAGCGTGAGTGGCTCGAGAAGGACTACTACGAGGCGCTCGGCGTGGCCGAGGACGCCTCCGCCGACGACGTCAAGAAGGCCTACCGCAAGCTGGCGCGCGAGAACCACCCGGACGCCAACCCGGGCGACCCGTCAGCGGAGCGGCGGTTCAAGGACGTCGGCGAGGCCTACGCGGTCCTCAGCGACGCGACCAAGCGGCGCGAGTACGACGAGCTGCGTCGCCTCGGGGCGGCGGGTTTCGGCGGTGGTGGCCGCGGTGGCGATCCGTTCGGTGGCGCAGCGGGTGGCTTCGCCGGTGGCGACCTCGGGGACCTGCTCGGCCAGATGTTCGGCCCGGGCGCGACCCGCGGTGGCCCCGCCGGCCGACCCCGACGTGCCCGTCGCGGCAGCGACCTGCGCGCTGACGTCCACCTCACCTTCGAGGACGCGTTCGCGGGCGTGCGCACGACCCTGCGGGTCACCGGGGACGGCGCCTGCGACACCTGCGGAGGGTCCGGGGCCGCGCCGGGTACCTCGCCCGTCCGCTGCGAGACGTGCAGCGGTCGTGGCCAGGTGACGGTCGATCAGGGTCCGTTCTCGTTCGCCCAGCCGTGCCAGCGGTGCGGTGGCCGTGGCCAGCGCATCGAGTCGCCCTGCGCGACCTGCACGGGGACCGGGCGTGTGGTCAAGCCGCGCCAGCTCACCGTGAAACTGCCGGCCGGCGTCAAGGACGGCGCGGTCATCCGCGTCGCGGGTCGCGGTGGCCCCGGAACGGACGGTGGACCGTCCGGCGACGTGCTCGTGTCGGTCCACGTCGCGCCGCACCCGCTGTTCGGTCGCCGTGGTGACGACGTGACCCTCGAGGTCCCGATCACCTACGCCGAGGCGGTCCTCGGTACGAAGCTGACCGTCCCGACGCCCCGTGGCGGGACCCGCACCATCAAGGTCCCGGCCGGGTCGACGTCGGGTCGGACCCTGCGGATCCGTGGCGAGGGTGCGCCGAAGCGCGGCGGCGGCCACGGCGACCTGCGCGTGACCCTCCGCATCGACGTTCCGTCGCGGCCGAGCCGCGACCAGAAGCGCCTGCTCGAGCAGCTCGCCGAGCTTGACGACACCTCCACGCGCGACGCCGAGCTGCTCGGCGGCGTCGTGCGCGACGGCTGA
- a CDS encoding Hsp20/alpha crystallin family protein: MSTMTNYHPYRDVAPLSEVDRLFRQVLGGGPDAAATAGAFAPAIDVEETEDGYTLHVELPGVPADDVDVSLEENVLTVSGERRFYDERDERSFRRIERHVGRFHRSVRLPDRVQGDGVTATAKDGVLTIVVPKADEAKPRRIPVTAG; the protein is encoded by the coding sequence ATGTCCACGATGACCAACTACCACCCGTACCGCGATGTCGCCCCGCTCAGCGAGGTCGACCGGTTGTTCCGCCAGGTTCTCGGCGGCGGCCCGGACGCCGCCGCGACGGCGGGGGCCTTCGCTCCCGCGATCGACGTCGAGGAGACCGAGGACGGCTACACGCTCCACGTGGAGCTGCCGGGTGTCCCGGCCGACGACGTCGACGTCTCGCTCGAGGAGAACGTCCTGACCGTCTCCGGTGAGCGGCGCTTCTACGACGAGCGGGACGAGCGTTCGTTCCGTCGCATCGAGCGGCACGTCGGCCGGTTCCACCGGTCGGTTCGGCTGCCCGATCGCGTCCAGGGTGATGGCGTGACCGCCACCGCCAAGGACGGGGTCCTGACCATCGTCGTGCCGAAGGCCGACGAGGCCAAGCCGCGACGGATCCCCGTCACCGCAGGTTGA
- a CDS encoding nucleotide exchange factor GrpE: MSEYPDQVTDPESPTQEPAPAAAGVPDPTAEEELAAAVAGTFPDDDSSDASGEGDAPHTELLEVDDPRTREELIVAAHEAERQRDEYLDDLRRARAEFENFRRRTGRESAAARDAGRGDVASALLEVLDDLDRTLAASEGSADETLVKGVSLVAEKLSSTLAGLGLVRIDPLDDPFDPSLHEAVQHLPADEPTDAPVVDSTLRPGYRLGDRVLRPAMVVVRG, from the coding sequence GTGAGCGAGTACCCCGATCAGGTCACCGATCCCGAGTCGCCGACGCAGGAGCCTGCGCCGGCGGCTGCTGGCGTCCCTGACCCGACGGCGGAGGAGGAGCTCGCGGCTGCGGTCGCCGGCACCTTCCCCGACGACGACAGCTCGGACGCCTCAGGCGAGGGCGACGCCCCGCACACCGAGCTCCTCGAGGTCGACGATCCCCGGACCCGAGAGGAGCTGATCGTGGCCGCCCACGAGGCCGAGCGTCAGCGCGACGAGTACCTCGACGATCTGCGCCGCGCGCGGGCCGAGTTCGAGAACTTCCGTCGCCGTACGGGCCGCGAGTCGGCCGCGGCCCGCGATGCTGGCCGCGGTGACGTGGCGTCGGCGCTCCTCGAGGTCCTCGATGACCTCGACCGGACGCTGGCCGCGTCGGAGGGCTCGGCCGACGAGACGCTCGTCAAGGGCGTCTCGCTGGTGGCCGAGAAGCTGAGCTCGACCCTGGCTGGGCTCGGGCTCGTGCGGATCGATCCGCTCGATGATCCGTTCGACCCGTCGCTGCACGAGGCCGTCCAGCACTTGCCGGCCGACGAACCGACCGACGCCCCCGTGGTCGATTCCACGCTGCGGCCCGGCTACCGCCTCGGTGATCGGGTGCTGCGGCCCGCGATGGTGGTGGTGCGCGGTTGA